A single Gasterosteus aculeatus chromosome 2, fGasAcu3.hap1.1, whole genome shotgun sequence DNA region contains:
- the spata2 gene encoding spermatogenesis-associated protein 2, with protein MDAKLKEDLFRRYVTLLERRLEVGGEYAPIGSAPAGGDRGRQKDSEALLSTATALLGAYQPDPGQRFRMVRFYEVVESSLRCQRGGNIKSLERAFHTLETICTNLLLFPWKKEFRCIKTFTGPYVYHLQSAISDGELRTLMRTIGYACDHDAQFHLQEHPGGSNHLRQLAFELFLAQAECRLLGEVVALARGSASELEALELRRGCRDDAAGCAEALRRRDSLGADMSRLSVRPPDIERPHGHHLRRGSRPSKSVDVTDGAGHWHAAMSKPVLKASLSLRKEPLFVDAEEDVKDEIIRPCTSASLFSVVAPPSYSPVADFFPIQSPPPADAYTSYHLSSLDEIDLYTERGVGTGGRQTPSRPPSREPRDARDAWLLKAHGGVKCQGCGVGCPSMAACPRCDTTLCPACHDVDPSPCCGLQDYHAKPPRPLDGYIPVKEKLSVYSNAHSHLHPHPLTLTHSHSHPHPHPQMAEKPLMSAKLFASKSVALTTPKGGGGGERLSLGGSRCGFCNKPAASHTCVNCSKVSCDSCMGLYGKDVCTRKNPQHSFVPNHQLNFKSGTVSHMVYR; from the exons ATGGATGCTAAGCTAAAGGAGGACCTGTTTCGGAGGTATGTGACGCTGCTGGAGAGGCGCCTGGAGGTCGGCGGCGAGTACGCGCCGATTGGATCGGCGCCGGCGGGGGGGGACCGAGGGAGGCAGAAGGACAGCGAGGCCCTGCTCTCCACAGCCACCGCTCTGCTGGGGGCCTACCAGCCGGACCCGGGGCAGCGCTTCAGGATGGTGCGCTTCTACGAAGTGGTGGAGAGTTCCCTCCGCTGTCAGCGGGGGGGCAACATCAAGAGCCTGGAGAGGGCCTTCCACACGCTGGAAACCATATGCACCAACCTCTTGCTCTTCCCCTGGAAGAAGGAGTTCCGATGCATCAAG ACCTTCACTGGCCCGTACGTGTACCACCTGCAGTCGGCCATCTCCGACGGAGAACTCCGCACTCTGATGCGCACCATCGGCTACGCCTGCGACCACGACGCGCAGTTCCACTTGCAGGAGCACCCGGGGGGGTCCAATCACCTCCGGCAGCTGGCCTTCGAGCTCTTCCTGGCCCAGGCGGAGTGCCGTCTCCTGGGGGAGGTGGTGGCTCTGGCCCGCGGCTCCGCCTCCGAGCTGGAGGCCCTGGAGCTCCGCAGGGGTTGCAGGGACGACGCTGCCGGCTGCGCCGAGGCGCTGCGCCGCCGCGACAGCCTCGGGGCGGACATGTCCCGGCTGTCCGTGCGGCCGCCGGACATCGAGAGGCCCCACGGCCACCACCTGCGGCGAGGCAGCCGGCCGTCCAAGTCCGTGGACGTGACGGACGGGGCCGGCCACTGGCACGCCGCCATGAGCAAGCCCGTCCTGAAGGCCTCGCTGAGCCTGCGGAAGGAGCCCCTGTTCGTGGACGCGGAGGAGGACGTGAAGGACGAGATCATCCGGCCGTGCACCTCGGCGTCCCTCTTCTCCGTGGTCGCCCCGCCCTCCTACAGCCCCGTCGCCGACTTCTTCCCCATCCAGTCGCCTCCCCCGGCGGACGCGTACACGTCCTACCACCTGTCCTCGTTGGACGAGATAGACCTGTACACGGAGCGGGGcgtggggacgggggggaggcagaccccctcccgccctccgTCCAGGGAGCCCCGGGACGCCAGGGACGCGTGGCTGCTGAAGGCTCACGGCGGCGTGAAGTGTCAGGGCTGCGGGGTGGGCTGCCCCTCCATGGCCGCCTGCCCGCGGTGCGACACCACCCTCTGCCCCGCCTGTCACGACGTGGACCCCTCCCCCTGCTGCGGCCTGCAGGACTACCACGCCAAGCCCCCGCGGCCCCTCGACGGCTACATCCCCGTCAAGGAGAAGCTCTCCGTCTACTCCAACGCTCACTCCCACCTCCACCCGCACCCCCTCACGCTGACCCACTCCCACTCCCACCCGCACCCCCACCCGCAGATGGCGGAGAAGCCCCTCATGTCCGCCAAGCTGTTCGCCAGCAAGTCCGTCGCCCTGACGACGCCgaagggcggcggcggcggcgagcggCTGAGCCTGGGCGGGTCGCGGTGCGGCTTCTGCAACAAGCCGGCGGCGTCGCACACCTGCGTCAACTGCTCCAAGGTGTCATGTGACTCGTGCATGGGCCTCTACGGGAAGGACGTCTGCACGCGGAAGAACCCGCAGCACAGCTTCGTGCCCAACCATCAGCTCAACTTCAAGTCCGGCACCGTGTCCCACATGGTGTACCGATga
- the opn7b gene encoding opsin 7, group member b codes for MGNASEAFLLVSRISKGNDFLMGTLYTIFGVLSMLGNGILLFVAYRKKSSLKPAEFFVVNLAISDLGMTLTLFPLAIPSAFAHMWLFNRTTCMVYAFCGVLFGLSSLTNLTMLSCVCWLKVCCPHYGNRFSFCHACLLVAGVWCYAGVFAVGPLSGWGEYGAEPYGTACCINWDAPSKGAAAMSYIVCLFFFCYVVPCTVIFLSYTFILLTVRGSRQAVQQHMSPQNKITSAQSLIIKLSVAVCIGFLVAWSPYALVSMWAAFGDPTAVPPMAFALAAIFAKSSTLYNPIVYLVFKPNFRKSLCRDVALCRTTVCGGLSPHGSPQKGSCRQSCHMEECNSTRMSNGLQENHGACRHCPCPERVSGGENFPEYSPKQTARILKGSMHSEVAVSQLSNEVQSDFL; via the exons ATGGGAAATGCCTCCGAAGCATTTCTGCTGGTGTCCAGAATATCGAAGGGGAATGACTTCCTCATGGGGACCCTCTACACCATCTTCG gtgtgcTCTCCATGCTGGGGAACGGCATCCTGCTCTTCGTGGCCTACAGGAAGAAATCCTCCCTGAAGCCGGCGGAGTTCTTTGTGGTCAACCTGGCCATCAGTGACCTGGGAATGACCCTCACCCTGTTCCCTCTGGCCATCCCCTCGGCCTTCGCTCACAT gTGGCTGTTCAACAGGACGACCTGCATGGTCTACGCCTTCTGCGGCGTTCTGTTCGGCCTCAGCAGCCTGACCAACCTCACCATGCTCTCCTGCGTGTGCTGGCTCAAGGTCTGCTGCCCCCACTACG gtaACAGGTTCTCCTTCTGCCATGCCTGCCTGCTGGTGGCCGGCGTCTGGTGCTACGCCGGCGTCTTCGCCGTGGGCCCGCTGTCGGGCTGGGGCGAGTACGGCGCCGAGCCCTACGGCACGGCGTGCTGCATCAACTGGGACGCGCCGAGCAAGGGCGCGGCGGCCATGAGCTACATCgtctgcctcttcttcttctgctacgTCGTGCCGTGCACCGTCATCTTCCTCTCCTACACCTTCATCCTGCTGACCGTGCGGGGGTCCCGGCAGGCCGTGCAGCAGCACATGTCCCCGCAGAACAAGATCACCAGCGCGCAGTCGCTGATCATCAAG CTGTCTGTGGCGGTTTGCATCGGCTTCCTGGTGGCGTGGAGTCCGTACGCGCTCGTGTCCATGTGGGCGGCGTTCGGCGACCCGACGGCCGTGCCGCCCATGGCTTTTGCGCTGGCGGCCATCTTCGCCAAGTCCTCCACCCTGTACAACCCGATCGTCTACCTGGTCTTCAAGCCCAACTTCCGCAAGTCCCTGTGCCGGGACGTGGCCCTCTGCCGGACCACCGTCTGCGGGGGTCTGAGTCCGCACGGCTCGCCGCAGAAGGGATCTTGCAGGCAATCCTGTCACATGGAGGAGTGCAACTCCACCAGGATGTCCAACGGGCTGCAGGAGAACCACGGCGCCTGCAGACACTGCCCCTGCCCCGAGAGAGTCAGCGGGGGGGAGAACTTCCCGGAGTACAGCCCCAAGCAGACCGCCAGGATACTCAAAGGATCCATGCACAGCGAGGTGGCCGTCAGCCAGCTCTCCAACGAGGTGCAGAGCGACTTCCTGTAG